The nucleotide window AATTCCCAATGGAAGTTCCCGTAAAAAACATCAAAACCGAAATCAATCATTCCGTTTCATTTGTTTGGGATCCAGAAACCGTCGTAACAATTATTCTAGAAGCACAACCCGACAAAAGCACCGTTGTAAAAGTAACCGAAGACGGAAAACCTTACAACGAAAAAAACCTAAAATGGGCTTTGGGAAACACCGAAGGCTGGGCCAATTTCCTCGCCTGCATGAAAGCCTATCTCGAATACGGAATACAACTCCGAAAAGGAGCCTTTGATTTTATGAGGCAAAATTAAACTGGATTTCGTCACGACAAATCAGCCACAGATTTCACATATTCACACGGATTTCTTTAATAATAATCATTATACATATAATCTGTGTGAAAGCTGCGGATAAAAAATTCACGACATCAGAATATTGCAGTTTTCATGAATCATTTTAAAGAAATTACTTATTTTTAATCTTTTTAAAATCCCATAAACAAACATACATTTTGAAAACAGTAATTTTATTTCTACTTTTTTTTCCTGCAATTTCAATCGCACAAAATAGTATTGGCACCGTAATTGGCAAAAAAAGCAACCTCCCCATTGAAGGAGTAAATATTACCATTAAGCCTTTCAATTCAACTACTACAACTGATAAAGCTGGCAAATTCAAATTGGAAAAAATTACAGAACTTCAAAAAATTGACACTTTATATTTCTCTCATATTGGTTATACTACAAAAAAAATAAGCTTCAACGAATTTGAGAAAAATGAATTCACAATTTTTCTTGATGAACAAACAGAACTTTTAGATGAAGTGGCTCTTTCATTTTCCCAAAACAAACAATTAAAATCAAAAATTTCATATACAAAACTAGCTCCGCTAAAATATGCAATTTCTAATTTTGGTTCGGTTTTAAAGGATAATAAAATCTATGTAATTGGCGGTGATGCCTCTTTTAAAAGAGATGCTTGGAAAAAATTACAATATGAAAACCCTGATCCAACATTGACAGATTTCATCAATGAACTTAAATATCCAAATTCAGCTCAGATGTACAAAGGAAACATCATGGTTTATGACATAGAAAATGATCGTTGGGATGTCTCGAAAATAAAATTTAGAAAAAGAGCTTATCATAATCTAAACGAATACAACAATAAAATTTATGTCAT belongs to Flavobacterium gilvum and includes:
- a CDS encoding SRPBCC domain-containing protein, whose amino-acid sequence is MNLTAKATIQIQKPITAVFEGIVNPEKMTNYFISESTGRMETGKELIWKFPEFPMEVPVKNIKTEINHSVSFVWDPETVVTIILEAQPDKSTVVKVTEDGKPYNEKNLKWALGNTEGWANFLACMKAYLEYGIQLRKGAFDFMRQN